caaagctttaattgaatccaccggagaagaaagagaatgaataatgatgaactagaagctccgttagaatcttcatgagaatcactggatacgaacattgaaagaaaaagaatgaagagactacacatgaataaaatggatacttgattcagaaatctgagtccttgaagaaaaagggagggagggtgggaaaaacaaagacacttggagacggatgaaaacaaacaccgttgagaaagctttgagttgatcttgcgagTGTTGAAAAGATTGGATCCACCTGAAGAGAAaatgccggttgaaaaggatttacatgacaatctcgattatcatgaaggattagtattcacatagaaatatgagaacaccgcttaggaaaggtatggaatcaacacttgacttcgaagcaactcaaataccacaactcaaaacaaaaacaaaggattggcttgcagaataagacggaaacaaacatatgatagatatttcgtccgaagttttcgtggtggggcccacacgggctcgatcgtacagcaccatcatgtacaaggcagtgcacatgacatacgaagcgtccccgagtcagcatagccaaggactctttaagacacaacgagaccactgtaaaaccaaccgtggataggcggaccactagacatcgaaccccaattacatatcatacatctgtcttaaagatatcctaggagctacttgaattcccacttataaactcccgaaactttccggttatgcaatcaggtgttggggatacaggggaagcataatatctcacccaaaactagcaaatcctacatccagttgtatccatccctcaacacataaccaagaaaccttcggaaatcatctacctcaaccttcaaaaagcatccgttatacgagttatggcaatactcccgaactcccaccccagtactgggtggcgtcgaggttatctcaccaacaactgcataaaagagattttcgatgtcggcgaaactcaggtattccagaactgcaacgataaaattgtgacgacagcacctcggagctcaactccccggaacactgccacaacccctaaatgtcaggaggcaccaagaacaatgttctcgtcacaaaaccatcgaaacgattctaagatacccgcgtgatcctaaaaaaaattcgtgaaatttgagaagagaagagtcaaaactctacgtcaggaagcctcaccagagcgacgaaaggactgaggagtaaaaagaatcctactctcctatatatataatcctaaaagactcaaaacatttttctagactcgacaacgccagtgattcgatcaagcagggggctcctaagtcggggaaggctctgattaccaacttgtaacatccacgatgcggctatatctcccacgtgtcggagcacgacttagaggcatgaccgcattgtaggcatgtcgcaagaggggtaatctttacacatctcatgtactgaataagaaagaggtacagagttggcttacactcgccacttcacacaatacatgaatatagcattacatcatccagatataatcaaggtccgactacggaaccaaaatataAGAGGACTatccctaatgctacagatccccgatcgccccgactgggctccactactaatcaactggaaacgaaacaacacaatgaacgagatcttcatcgagctcctccttgagctgggtTGGCTCACCTGCACGctcatcatcggcacctgcaactggttttggaagtatctgtgagtcacagggactcagcaatctcacaccctcacgatcaagactatttaagattatgggtagggaaaaggtatgaggtggagctgcagcaagcactagcatatatggtggctaacttacgcaaatgagagcgagaagagaagcaaagcacggtcataAACAAGAAGTGATCAAgcagtgatcctgaaactacttacgttcaagcataactccaacaccgtgttcacttcccggaccccgccggaaagagaccatcatggctacacacgtggttgatgcattttaattaagttaagtgccaagttctctacaactggacattaacaaattcccatctacccataaccgcgggcacggctttcgaaagttcataaccctgcaggggtgtcccaacttagcccatcacaagctctcatggtcaacgaaggatattccttctcccaggaagacccgatcaaactcggaatcccggttacaagacatttcgacaatggtaaaacaagaccagcaaagccacccagatgtgccgacaaatcccgataggagctgcacatatctcgttctcagggcacaccagatgagcaagacgccgggttggcataaaccctggttgcccagagggcgccggacatcgctcaggttggaccaacacttagagaagcactgacccgggggggtttaaataaagatgacccttgagtctacagaacccaagggaaaaggcttaggcggcaaatggtaaaaccaaagttgggccttgctggaggagttttattcaaggcgaactgtcaaggggttcccattataacccaagcacgtaaggaacgcaaaatcaaggaacataacaccggtatgacggaaactagggcggcaagagtggaacaaaacaccaggcataaggtcgagccttccaccatttaccaagtatatagatgcattaatataaataagagatattgtgatatcccaacaaatatccatgttccaacaaggaacaaactccaatcttcacctgcaactagcaacgttataagaggggctaagaaaagcggtaacatagccaaacaacggtttgctaggacaaggtgggttagaggtttcacatggcaaaatgggaggcatgatatagcaagtggtaggtatcgcggcataggcatagcaatagagcgagcaactagcaagcaaagatagaagtgatttcgagggtatggtcatcttgcctgagatcccgcaaggaagaagaacgagtccatgaagaagacaaacggacgtagtcaaacgaatcctcacaaacgcaacgttatcggaaccaacccgaagaagtacTTGGCGGTCCTCGTCGTCCTGGTACTTGGTATCCTTGTGGTCTTCCGGTACTTGACGATTCCGGACGGGGCAACAAAACATAGTCGACCTTGACGTTTCACTGCTGTAGTGGAATGAACGTCCGTGTAGTCTTGCCGGTGTAGGTACTTGTCGAATCCACAAAGACATTCTTGGCCTCCCTGGTTGCCGGGTCTTGACAGCGCCAAGAGGGGCAACAAGGCCGACGGGTCAGCAGGGGGGTTGAGCTCATGATGGACGGGGAGAGCAGCCTGGAGGCAGCAGGAGCGGTTGATGGCGTGTGCGggcagcgtgtggaggtgcaggAAGGCAAGCCGCAGGCATCCATGGCCTCGGCGAGGGGATCAGACGCGAGGCCCCTGTGGCGGCCATGGTTGTACGAGCTAGCGGGCGAAGCTGTAGCAAGTCGTCGGGGGCGCGCGCAGGGTGAACTTCGGGAGTGATGCAGGGGTCCCAGGCGTGCAAGGAGAGGAGTCCCGCACGTTGGAGGGTTCCCCGGCGCTGGAAGCAGGTTCATGGCGAGGacccgaggaagaggggcggcgcaAGGTGAGGAGAAGCTAAAGGTGTCCGGGAGGGACTCGTCGGTGCTACGCTTGTCGGGGCCAGCGGGCAACGCGAGCGGAGAGGGACGAGGCACGGTGGATGCAAGGCGAAGGCGGGCAAGAGGCGCTACACGGAGAGACAGCGCTCGGTGTCCCCGGTGACGCGGCGATCTCCTGGCGATGCGGCGGCCTCCTGGTGGTCGAAGGCAGTGGCGGTGGTGGAAGAGAGCAAGGGAAAGGGTCGTTCAAAGGagcgagagggaggaggaggatggcgCTGGTGATGGGGATCGATCGCAACAGGCTAGGGTGTGGGCATGCGCTTGCTGGCGGCGGAAGGAAAACGATGAGGAGGGGGGTGCGCGTGGCTAGGGTTGAGAAGGCGGGGCTGGCTGGGCCTAAAGGGTCAAAAGGGCCGGTGCTGGTGATGGGAGGCCCAGGtagccagaggcctggctgggctctctctcccttaagtctttttttaaaaaaaccttCTAGAAAACAGAAAACCGCAAAGAAAGAAAGGATTAGAGGAAGGATTTGGGCATGCGGAATATTTTTttcggactcgcaaaaatatgctcgttccgagaaaatagaaaaggccatgatagaaatatttaaattcaaactcatttgatttaaattcaaatgatttgcaTAGGAAGTGGGTGATAGGAGGTCCAAAAAAATGTTCGGATacttggtggagctccggaaaatagAGAAAAGATATATAGCAAAGatagaggccaagagttgtgataactaaagcattgggatttttgcaagtgtgttatggtgaatttcaaattaaagaaatgtttaatatagctccctactatcaGGAGGATAtgtgttataaagagaactcactatgtgaattccctcgatttaaatggatcaaagatccatgccatttatttagttgagttaaaaaaagacatgatggcatgatgacatgatgcaatgcaaacaaTGCAATGATGAAAGCAATGAACCAAACAAGTCACACGACggaatctcggaaaccctggaaggcatctgaagctccagtCTTGGGGCGACACAAGTTTCTACAACAAGATTAAACAGGAAGGAAGAGTGGGGGTCGCCTTGACAAACCCCTTTGTGGCTTTGGAGGTATGGGTCGTTTTCATTATCGAGTTTGATACTCAAAGTACCATTTCGGAGAATTTTTTCTACCCAACCACACCAAGTAGGGCCAAATCTGCAATTGCAGTGGCATTTAAGGAGAAAGTCCTAGTTTATCTTATCGTATGCTTTTTCGAAGTCCAATTCAACACTATCCCAACTTTCTTTCTTTGGTGGGTGTGATCCAGCACTTCATGCAACGTGAGGATCCCATCCATAATCTTTATGTGCTTAATGAAGGCATTTTGATGTTTGCTAATCAACTTGTCTGCAAAGATAGCTATCCTGTTATCCAACACCTTAGTAATTAATTTGTACGGACATATCAGTAGGCAAATGGGATGATACTGCCGGATTCTTTTTGCCCCACTTAGTTTTGGAATCAAGGTGATAATCCCGTAATTCAAACAAGCCACATCCAGGGTATTATTATGGAAGGCTTCAAACAACCGCATAATATCTTTTTTGACGAAATCCCAGCAGTGTTTATAAAACTTAGCTGGGATATTATCACGGCCAGGAGCTCTATTGCTTTCCATACTAAAAAGGGCTTTCTTAACTTCTTTGGTAAAAACACTGGTAAGGATAAGATTATCATCTTCAGTAAACCTCTCATTCCTAGACCAGGTTTCAGATGATAGATGGAATAAGTTCCCATTGGCAGGGCCAAAGAGCTCCTTGTAATAGGATGTGGCATGGGCTAGGAGATCTTTTGTCCCTTCTATAATCACCTCCCCATCAGTGGGAAGTGAATAGTATTCTTCCTTTTTTCCATTAGCTATACGATGGAAGTAGGTCGTATTATGATCCCCTTTTAGTAGCCATCGTTCGTTCCAGTGCTGAAGCCAGAAGAGCTCTTCATCAACTAGGATTTCATTCAGCTCATCACACAAGGCAGTCCTTCTCTCATAGATTTCTGGGTCTAGGGTTCCAGATTCCTCTTTCTTCTCAATCTCTTCCAGCTCATTTTTAATCCATTTTTTTTATCTTACTAGCATGGCCAAAGAAGTGAGATCCCCATCCTTTAAAATATTTCTTGATGCGTTTTAGTTTTATGTTCAGGATGTCAATAGGGTCCTCAGAATGAATAGGATGCTCCCAAAATGATCTTAGCTTTAGCATAAAACTCTTCATTTTTAACCAGNNNNNNNNNNNNNNNNNNNNNNNNNNNNNNNNNNNNNNNNNNNNNNNNNNNNNNNNNNNNNNNNNNNNNNNNNNNNNNNNNNNNNNNNNNNNNNNNNNNNNNNNNNNNNNNNNNNNNNNNNNNNNNNNNNNNNNNNNNNNNNNNNNNNNNNNNNNNNNNNNNNNNNNNNNNNNNNNNNNNNNNNNNNNNNNNNNNNNNNNNNNNNNNNNNNNNNNNNNNNNNNNNNNNNNNNNNNNNNNNNNNNNNNNNNNNNNNNNNNNNNNNNNNNNNNNNNNNNNNNNNNNNNNNNNNNNNNNNNNNNNNNNNNNNNNNNNNNNNNNNNNNNNNNNNNNNNNNNNNctggcgggggggggggggtattttttccataggattcattgtCAACAGCAAAGGATTATGATTAGAGACGTCCCTCACTAACTTTCGTACTACAACTAGTGGGAATAGTTCTTCCCAGTCAAAGCTCATGAGCACTCTATCGAGCTTCTCGAGCGTGGGGTGTCTCTGTTTATTAGTCCAGGTTAATTTACCTCCTCCCATATGAATCTCTCTAAGGTTCAAAGACCTAACGATAGAATTGAATCTATCCATGTATTGGGAGCGATCAAGGCACTTATTCTTGTCACTACTCTCTCATAGAATGTTGAAGTCACCACCAACTAGATAGGGTTTTTTAATATTGTTACACATGAGGGTTAATTCCTCAAGGAACTCATCCTTCTTGTCATCATGTGCTGCCCCATAAACCTCCACTAGGGTCCAAACATTGTTAATCTTAATACCAAAAACTATGGCCTGCAGCAGATCTCTACCTGCCGTCCATGAAATTATTTCTAAGGTTTCTTTCTTGATCGATCCCACATAAAATTCCACCCGATTTACCTATAGAAGGAATCCAATTCCAACTAAGTTTCTTAAAGGGGTCAATCTTCCTAAGATACTTAGGAGTAAAGTTTTCTTTCTTAGTATCTAGGCTACCCATAAAGTCTAGGGAGTGATCTCTGATGATGTCAGAGAAGCAGGTAGTCCTCCCTTTTGTACCTGCTCCTCTACAATTCCAAAAGATActgttcattttttcttttttgtccCACCCTTTCTGGTAGCTCTACTAGGAGACGGAGTAGAGCTTCCAGCCTCATTATATAAGGATAACCCATTTTTTGACTTCTGGTGACAGGTCTGGCTACAACCACATTGgcttctccttctctcttcttcctagACCGCACCACAGTAAATTTGTCCTCGTCTACATCATTATCTTCTTCCCAATTCATGTTCAAAGGTGTCTGGTCCCCTTTTGCATTAGTAAGAATCATTTTCTTTTTTTCGATATTGGGTTTATCATATTGCCCCTCGGGATTTTCCATGTTTCTACATCTCTCAAGTTCTCTAAGGATATCAACACCGGTAAAATCAGTGTCTGGAGTGTTGACTCCCATTTTGACAGCCCCAATAATAAGATGATGATTGTACAGTGCATCGAAAGAGTTGAGATTTTGGGGTATACCTTCTAAGTCTCGTTTTTTCgccgctaccatggccttctcttcAACTTTCTCCATCTTGTTCTGTGCACTGCGCAGGCTGAAGCGAAGGTTTTCCTCGGTAACCACAGGAGGATCAGGGAACATCTCACTGTTCATCTCAACATCAGCGACTCAACCTTGTACTCATTAGTGATTGTCAGACTAAGATCACAGTGATCAGTCACATCCACCACCTGGTGAGAGGATTTAACAATGTCAGAGTAAGATTTTTCCGATTTACTCATGCATAGATCTGTAGATATCTCAACAGGGGGCCTTACTTTTTCCCGAGCCATCTCACAAGCCATGGTTTCAATGAGAAGAGTAATATGGAGAGATTCATCAGACTCGGTACTCTCTTGTGAATCCCGGATGGGGTCTGGTTTACCTTCATGGGGAATGCAGGGAGAATTCCCTCCAAGCCCATTGGGTATACCGCCCATTTGAGCTCCAGGAATCGATGAGGAGACATTATTTCTTTTCATTATTGTTCTTATCATGGTTAGAAGGTGCCTGCaccctctctttttctcttttaggATCTCTCACCAGGATCTAGTCTATCTCATAGAAGAAATCGTAGAAGTGATCTCCGAGGACAGCCTCGGCTATCACAGAGATCTCATCAACATTCCTGCATCCCAACCTGACCCGAACAAAGGCCGGGCGGTGTAAGGTAGCTGCATCAATTTTCAAAGGAACCCCAACCAGAGCTGCTACATAAGTCAGATTTCTTTCACTTTTTTTGTCTAGAGGGACATTGCTAACTTTAACCCATGCCATTTCCATCACCCCTTTAACCCCAACTGCAGATGACCAGCGCGTAGCATGGATAACAACCCCGCTGGTTTAAGTGTGACCCTCCCAACATAACAAATCCGTGCTACTGCTTGAGTGATGAAATGACCCTCCCATTGCATGCATAGGTTGCTCCAATTAATAAATGAGCCTAATTAATATGCATACAACTAATACTACTACTGCTTCGGCACTTTATTATTTTAGGACTATCTGGTTTTTGTTACTAGATGTCTGCCTGATGCACCGAGACGGAGTGAGTACTGTAAATAAAACGACGCATTTGCTTGCACTGTTCCACACATGGGCCTGTGGATCACTTGGGCCCTTCCTTCCCCATCGGATAAAATCCCAGCGCCTCGCCTTGCGGCGGAGACGAACCGGACCGGCGGCAGCTGAAGCCTGAGAGCGCCACGACGATGATGGCCGCAGCGAGAATGGCCTTCGCATCAAGCTGTcgcgtccacctcctcctcccttcctcGCCTTCAACTCCCATCCTCGCCAGGACCCGAGTTGGCTGCAGGGGCATAGCCAAATCCATCTCGTTCTTGGCACCGCTATCGGCTGCGAGATCCGCCGCCCTCTTCTGCTCTTGCTCCTCGCCTTCCTCCGACGCCGTCGTCGCACCGGCCCCTACGCAGGCGGCCGTAGAGGAGAAGAAGCCGGCGCCCGCGGCTGGGGAGGAGGAGAAAGGCGAGGTTCCGGTGGGCGAGCTCGCTGGCCTCCTGGACATCCGGGTGGGGCGGGTCGTGAAGGCGTGGCTGCACCCGGAGGCGGATACTCTGTACGTGGAGGAGGTCGACGTCGGCGAGGAGCAGCCGCGCACCATCTGCAGCGGCCTCGTCAAGTACTTACCCCTCGACCAACTCCAGGTAATGAATGATGCATGAGAACTCGTCCATCCAAGATTTTTCAGTTATTCAGcaatgatgtactccctccgttccaaaatagatgactcaactttgtactatctttagtataaagttgggtcatctattttggaacggagggagtacttgtctaGTATGCTCAAGTTTTTGTATAGATCACATAATTTGCGCATTTTGATGGATAAGTGACTACTCCTTAGTACTGGTATCTATGTGGACAAACTGGAATTTTTGGTATCTATTAAAAGGAACGTCGCTATTAGGTGAAGTGTACAACTTGCTTAATGATTGTGCTAGAAATAAAGATTCACTTGGTAAGATAATACCAGGTGCCAACCTTCCTGAATTTACCAGGATTGGGCTAGCTTGAGCCAAGATCCTGATGCTTCACTCTACGGTTGCATTCTATTATGTTTATTGGCATTTTGGGGAATATAATAGATGGTCTGCAATGAAGTGCAagttattttttcttctattttactGAATACTGATGACATCAGCTATGGCATGCGATCTATGCAGGACAGCAATGTCATTGTTCTTGCTAACCTGAAACCAAGAAACATGCGCGGCATCAAGTCTAATGGCATGCTTATGTGTGCCTCTGATGCTTCTCACGAGAATGTTGAGTTGCTCGCCCCTCCAGAAGGTTCTGTTCCCGGTGAAAGGGTATGGTTTGGATCTGAAGATGAAAAGAGTATTCAATCAGAACCTGCAACAGGAAACCAGGTATCACTTACAATTTAGACATTTGTCTTTGCATTGTCTCTTGACGATCCTAGTTATGCTGCAGATTACTACAGTTAATTTTCTGTGTGTGTAGTCCGTTCAACTGTGAAATGATTTTCCTTAATGTTCTACATGTTGCCATGAACAATATTAATTTTGATTAGATGTTGCTCACGATGGCTCCAATGAATGAGTCAGGCACATGGAAGGGATTACAGTTTTAGTTGCGGCTAGAAACCATGGGTAGTACATTATGCATTCACATATGAACCAGTACAGAGCCACTGAAGATTTGTTCCGTGAATTTCGAAGCAAGGAACATGATATATGTGGTATAAACCATCTACATAGTTACAACCCATGTCCCACTTGATATATTGGTCACAAAACTAATATTTGAAATTATCTGGATTTTTCTGCAACTTCTTTTCAAAATATATGATGCTTATGTAAACCTAGTGAGCAAAAGTAATGTATTGAAAACAGATTTCTTGCCAAATTTAACACAATTCATTCTACGCCGAGTAATTTGCAGAAACCGCTTTCACGGCTAACTGCCGCATTGTTGTCTTTCTTTGTGATGTAGTACTcattcttagagcatctctagcagaccccacaaaacgcgtttgcagttcgcggaaaaacggctttgcgggccggcgcggacgGTCGCAGAGGCAGACCCCCCAAACAGACCCGTATAAAAGGATATTCGcagaatatacttttttacgggtcaGCTTTGCGGGGTCTGCTCTTGCGCTGCTGCATCCCGCATCCCGCCGGTCCGCAAATATCAATACCGCACcacaaaaataaaacaaacatcCACACTacaaaataattattcaaatcacggaagcaaactaaataattattcaataccaacacaatacaacaatcatccacATCACAAATTATTATTCAAATCATCGAAGCGAActaaataatgcaatacaaaacttgtccCGAATACAAATTCAAATGAATAGAAAAATGAGTTTGTTactgtccagccctttgccaatggtgctcagtgagatcctcctgaagttgaaagtgggtgtttgcattttcaatctctttgtaggtctgaagaaaagctctaatgcggttagggtctctagctggtttgacacggctacccacattgtcgtagaagccaagttcattcctctctcatcttcgaggatcatattgtgaAGGATAACACAGCATGTCATGATATTTTTCAAGGTCCTCTTgtcccaaaaacgagcaggaccacgaacaatggcaaacctagattgcaaaaccccgaatgctctttcaatgtcttttcgggctgtCTCTTGCACCCTTGCGAATTCACAATGTTTTCTAGTTTTGGgatctttgatgctcttgacaaaggtgcaccaaggagggtatataccatctgcaagatagtacccttttgtgtattcatgcccattgatagtgtagttgtaagcaggagcatcaccactagcaagcctagcaaacaaatgagaccgttgcaccacattgatatcattgagagtgcccggcataccaaagaagcaatgccaaatccataaatccttggatgctacggcctctagcacaactgttgcatcacgagacttgccacaatacattccttgccatgccttcgggcaatttttccaagtccaatgcatacaatcaatgctacctagcatgccaggccaacctctcctctcattagatgccatcaatttctttgtgtcatcctcgttgggtgcccgaagatattcaggaccaaagacacggatgatcactttggcaaatctacgcactgactcaattgtggtatcttcaccaatgcgaaggtactcatcggcatagtcagccggaacgccatatgcaatcacctgcatagctgcggagattttttgatatgcactaaatccctttaagcctgcaacatttcttctttgagtaaaataccgacaatttgcctcgcaagcttgaacaattttcacaaagagggatcggcgaattcggtaccttctccggaagaggtgcggtggatatgttggattctccgcgaagtagtcttgcatcaacatctcgttcccgaGATGGCGATTCCGAGGAATGCAAAGACGCCCGACGGTCAATCCTCGCCGCCTCTTTCGGTTCTCGTCTTTGTGCTCCTTCACGGCAAGTGTCATCACTAATGTTTGCTGCCGAAAGGTCGCAAGCATCGTCTCAACATCCGAGTCATCCGAATCGGAgagcaagaacttctcgcacgggctcAATTCCATCTACATGGACAAGAATCGCACGCCGCGTCAATCAACTAGGCATAACACTCAGCACAAAGCACAAAACAAACACTGACCGGCGGCTCGTGTGGCGGGTGATCCCGGGCGGCAACGAGGGGCGGGCTCGAGGTCGGTCGATCCCCGGCGGCGACAGCGACGAggggcggctcttctcgccggatccaGGGGGGCGGTGCAGCGAATTGGTGCTGGAGGATGGGGGACGCCCCCGCGGCGCGATTCCGCCCGCAGATTTGGCCGGAATCGCTGGCGGCGGACGGGCGGAACCAAGGGCGGGCGGTGGCGAAGGAGATGGGGAAAgggcgcgggctgaaatgtccctcccgccaaccgcTTCAATGCGATACGGGGCACCGTAGGggcgagggggaaacccgcgtattcgcgggttggggccgagattttgccgcgcccctcaaa
The window above is part of the Triticum aestivum cultivar Chinese Spring chromosome 2A, IWGSC CS RefSeq v2.1, whole genome shotgun sequence genome. Proteins encoded here:
- the LOC123188946 gene encoding aminoacyl tRNA synthase complex-interacting multifunctional protein 1, with product MMAAARMAFASSCRVHLLLPSSPSTPILARTRVGCRGIAKSISFLAPLSAARSAALFCSCSSPSSDAVVAPAPTQAAVEEKKPAPAAGEEEKGEVPVGELAGLLDIRVGRVVKAWLHPEADTLYVEEVDVGEEQPRTICSGLVKYLPLDQLQDSNVIVLANLKPRNMRGIKSNGMLMCASDASHENVELLAPPEGSVPGERVWFGSEDEKSIQSEPATGNQVQKKKIWESVQPHLKTTDNCVAVLGEQPMRTSAGMVFCKSLQGASVS